The Gopherus flavomarginatus isolate rGopFla2 chromosome 20, rGopFla2.mat.asm, whole genome shotgun sequence region TGGAGTTGGATAAGCCCGCTCGACTCAACAGCTACGTGAACACAATCAACCTGGCTACCTGTTGTCCTTCTCCTGGAACACGATGCAGTGTGTCGGGATGGGGCACCATTGAGTCCCCCCAAAGTATGGGCTGTTGGGGTATAGAGGGAGGGGTTGAAATTGGGCTCAGCTTGGAATGGAGGTGGAGGCTTTTTAAGGAGACCTCGGTAATGAGCTGTCAAGGGTTTTTGGAGTCTCTTGAGGGAAAATTTTCATCTGATACTATTGTTAGTGGACAGCTCAGGTCCAACAACTCCAAAGCGTCCCACAAATTTGGGGTGTTTTCattcatttcagaaaaaatattctgaaaaaacTTTGCATTTGAAAACACTGGGATACAAtggcatttttttcctttcaaaatatttcctttccttttcttttcaaaCTGTTACAGATGTACTTCAAATCACAATGAAATATTATAATATAACATAAAATACTGAATCTTAATGAAACGATTTGTTTGCCATTAAATGAAGagttttttgtggctcttctgtacatcaaaaatttatttattttttttggaaaatgaatgtggccagatcccagctggggtcaatcgaccgtagctccattggagtcaatggggccagatcccagctggggtcaattggccgtagctccattggggtCAATGGAGCCAGATCCCAACTGGGGTCAAtcggccgtagctccattggagtcaatggggccagatcccagctggggtcaatcggccgtagctccattggagtcaatggggccagatcccagctggggtcaatcgGCCATAGCTCCTTTGGAGTCAGTGGATCTAAGCCAGTTTACAGCAGTTGAGGGTCCTACACTAAGCTTTTTTTCTCTTGCACCTTGTTCCCTGCTCATGATCTGCTGTTTTTTTTCTGTCATTGCCCAGAGCTGTTCCCAGCCATCATGCAGTGTGCAGATCTCTATAGCGTCTGCCAGACCAGGTGCCAGGCCACTTATGGGGGCAGGATCACGGAGAACATGTTCTGCGCTGGCGTGGAACAGGGTGGCTTAAGCTCATGCAAGGTAAAGGGGCGTCCCGGAGAATGGGATGGGTGAAGGGTGTTGGAGCTCACACAGCTCCATACTGTTTATCCCTTACAACCTGCAAACCCTTCTCAGCCTGCTACTGAGGGGCTGTGGTCACTcagtccctggccccagccagcctTCATGTCCTATGGAAGAGCAGCTGATCTGCCCTCCGGCCGCACCGAGCCCTAAATGCTGGTCTTCATCCAGCTCCTGGGCCTGTCTGATCTCAGCACAGGTGCAGCCAGCTGTAGGTACCTGAACCCATTTCTGCTCTTTAAACCCTTCCTGTCCGTGTGTCCCTGCCGCTACCTGCTGGAGGGGATGAGCTCTGTGagtctgtgtgtttgtgtatgagtGTGTGACCTTGCTGGAGAGGATGGACCCTGCTCTGGGTGTGTGCGCACACGCTGGGGGCATGGCTGTGTTTTGCTGATGTCTTCGCATTGTCTCTGCAGGGGGATTCAGGAGGCCCACTGGTCTGCAATGGGCAGCTGCAGGGTGTGGTCTCCTGGGGGAAATCTGTCTGTGCCCTGCCGGGACAGCCCAGGGTCTACGCCAATGTCTGCAAAGCTGCCGAGTGGGTGAGGAGCACCATAGGGAGGAAGTGCACCAGATCGGACTGAGAGCTCACAGCGCGTCATGCCTGCCACAATAACCCACCAACACATGCCCCAGCCACACCTCTCCTCATCTCACTGCAGCACCCAGATGCAGAATGGGGTCGGGGGAGCTGgcccggctggggctgggatgggggagctgcagTTGGGCCAGGCCTGACAAAATCCTAGGACTGGGTTAAAAGTGTGTGACTGGTTTGAAAAGCATGAATGAGCCTGAACATtgtgaaaacaaggaggagtccttgtggcaccttagagactaacacgtttatttgggcataaacttttgtgggctacaatccacttcatcagatgcatggagtggaaaatattgGAGCAggtacatagtacatgaaaagatgggagttgccttaccaagtcggGGGGTccgtctaacgagacaattcaattaacagcaggataccaagggaggaacaatcacttttgtagtggtaatgagggtggcccatttcaaacagtcgacaaaaaggtgtgagtaacaatagggggaaattagtttttgtaatggcccatccactcccagtctttatataggcctaatttgatggtatccagtttgcaaattaattccagttctgcactttcatggacaccatcataggacctaatcacatcagccacaccatcaggggctcgttcacctgcacatctaccaacgtgatatatgccatcatgtgccagcaatgcccctctgccatgtacattggccacaccggacagtctctacgcaaaagaataaatggacacaaaactgacatcaggaattataacattcaaaaaccaatcagAGAACACTTcgacctctctggtcactcaataacagacttaaaagtggcaattctttaacaaaaaaacttcaaaaacagactccaatgtggaACTGCAGAACTGAAAgctaataggtccatcaatggctatcttcTGTGAATTTATCTAGGTCTTTTATGAACCCttttacagtcttggccttcacaacatcctctggcaaggagttccacagattgactgtgcgttgtgtgaagaaatacttctttgtgtttgttttaaatctgctgcctattaatttcattgggtgacccctggttcttgagttatgagaaagagtaaataacacttccttatt contains the following coding sequences:
- the LOC127037985 gene encoding trypsin-3-like, translating into MELLIIAMLVVGAAADSDSEGARIIGGRDCRIGSRPYQVALLRNGRIYCGGSLIAPKWVLTAAHCSRRISSLRVHLGDYNLWVKEPTEQIRRIRNFFVHPEYNLRLRDNDFMLLELDKPARLNSYVNTINLATCCPSPGTRCSVSGWGTIESPQKLFPAIMQCADLYSVCQTRCQATYGGRITENMFCAGVEQGGLSSCKGDSGGPLVCNGQLQGVVSWGKSVCALPGQPRVYANVCKAAEWVRSTIGRKCTRSD